One window of Dechloromonas sp. ZY10 genomic DNA carries:
- the uvrA gene encoding excinuclease ABC subunit UvrA, protein METLRIRGARTHNLKNINLDLPRDQLIVITGLSGSGKSSLAFDTLYAEGQRRYVESLSAYARQFLQLMEKPDVDLIEGLSPAISIEQKATSHNPRSTVGTVTEIHDYLRLLYARAGTPYCPEHHQPLAAQTVSQMVDHVLALPAETKLMILAPVVANRKGEQLELFTELRAQGFARVRVDGEVYEIDAVPKLAKAQKHTVDVVVDRLKVRDDMRQRLAESFETALRHADGRAIALEMDSGQEHLFSAKFACPVCSYALQELEPRLFSFNNPMGACPKCDGLGVIQFFDPKRVITNPELSLADGAIRGWDKKNQFYYQIIESLAEHYGFTVDTPFAQLSEEVRQIVLYGSGKTEIRFLYENEKGTRFDRSHTFEGIIPNLERRYRGSDSQAVREDLAKYISNSTCPHCSGSRLRTEARHVRVGSHTLHEINRLPLGEARNYFNCLELTGAKAQVAEKILKEITARLSFLINVGLDYLCLERSAETLSGGEAQRIRLASQIGSGLTGVMYVLDEPSIGLHQRDNDRLLHTLQNLRDMGNTVLVVEHDEDAIRAADYVVDIGPGAGVHGGAVVAHGTPAEVAANPESLTGAYLSGARAILPPAKRRPWNPEKQLQVLGASGNNLKNVDLSLPVGLFTCITGVSGSGKSTLINDTLYAAAAKHLYGATTEPAAHDQIVGLDLFDKVINVDQAPIGRTPRSNPATYTGLLTPIRELFSQVPESRTRGYGPGRFSFNVKGGRCEACQGDGMIKVEMHFLPDIYVPCDVCHGKRYNRETLEVQYKGKTIHDVLGMTVEQAREFFDPVPVVAKKLQTLVDVGLSYITLGQSATTLSGGEAQRVKLALELSKRDTGRTLYILDEPTTGLHFADIELLLKVLHRLADHGNTIVVIEHNLDVIKTADWLVDLGPEGGAGGGRILVAGTPETVAQHSASHTGRFLKPLLEKTA, encoded by the coding sequence GGCTTTCGACACGCTCTACGCCGAAGGCCAGCGGCGTTATGTCGAATCGCTGTCGGCGTATGCGCGGCAGTTCCTGCAGTTGATGGAAAAGCCCGATGTCGATCTGATCGAAGGCCTCTCGCCAGCGATTTCCATCGAGCAGAAGGCGACCTCGCACAACCCGCGTTCGACGGTCGGCACGGTCACCGAGATTCACGACTACCTGCGCCTGCTCTACGCCCGCGCCGGCACGCCTTATTGCCCCGAACATCACCAGCCGCTGGCGGCGCAGACGGTGTCGCAGATGGTCGACCACGTGCTGGCGCTGCCGGCCGAGACCAAGCTGATGATCCTGGCGCCGGTGGTCGCCAACCGCAAGGGCGAACAGCTCGAACTGTTCACCGAATTGCGTGCCCAGGGTTTTGCCCGCGTCCGCGTCGATGGCGAGGTTTATGAAATCGACGCCGTGCCCAAGCTGGCCAAGGCGCAGAAGCATACGGTCGATGTCGTCGTCGACCGCTTGAAGGTACGCGACGACATGCGCCAGCGCCTCGCCGAGTCCTTCGAAACCGCGCTGCGCCATGCCGACGGGCGGGCCATCGCGCTGGAGATGGACTCCGGTCAGGAACACCTGTTCTCGGCCAAGTTTGCCTGCCCGGTCTGTTCCTACGCCTTGCAGGAGCTGGAGCCACGGCTGTTCTCGTTCAACAACCCGATGGGCGCCTGCCCCAAGTGCGACGGCCTCGGCGTGATCCAGTTCTTCGACCCCAAGCGGGTGATCACCAACCCCGAACTGTCGCTGGCCGATGGCGCCATTCGTGGCTGGGACAAGAAGAACCAGTTCTACTACCAGATCATCGAATCGCTGGCCGAGCACTACGGGTTCACGGTCGACACGCCGTTCGCGCAACTTTCCGAGGAAGTCCGCCAGATCGTGCTCTATGGCTCGGGCAAGACCGAGATCCGCTTTCTTTACGAGAACGAGAAAGGCACCCGCTTCGACCGCAGCCACACCTTCGAGGGCATCATTCCCAACCTCGAACGGCGTTATCGCGGCAGCGACTCGCAGGCGGTGCGCGAAGACCTGGCCAAGTACATCAGCAACTCGACCTGCCCGCATTGCTCCGGCTCGCGGCTGCGCACCGAGGCGCGGCATGTGCGGGTCGGCAGCCACACCCTGCACGAGATCAACCGCCTGCCGCTGGGCGAGGCGCGCAATTACTTCAACTGCCTGGAACTGACCGGTGCCAAGGCGCAGGTCGCGGAGAAAATCCTCAAGGAAATCACCGCCCGCCTCTCCTTCCTGATCAACGTCGGCCTCGACTACCTGTGCCTCGAACGCTCGGCGGAAACGCTCTCGGGCGGCGAAGCGCAGCGCATCCGCCTGGCCTCGCAGATCGGTTCCGGCCTGACTGGCGTCATGTACGTGCTCGACGAGCCTTCGATCGGCCTGCACCAGCGCGACAACGACCGCCTGCTGCACACCTTGCAGAACCTGCGCGACATGGGCAACACCGTGCTCGTCGTCGAACATGACGAGGACGCGATCCGCGCCGCCGACTACGTGGTCGACATCGGCCCCGGCGCCGGCGTCCATGGCGGCGCCGTCGTTGCCCACGGCACCCCGGCCGAAGTCGCGGCCAACCCGGAATCATTGACCGGCGCCTATCTCTCCGGCGCGCGGGCGATTTTGCCACCGGCCAAGCGTCGACCGTGGAATCCGGAAAAACAGCTGCAAGTCCTCGGCGCCAGCGGCAACAACCTGAAAAACGTCGACCTGAGCCTGCCGGTCGGCCTGTTCACCTGCATTACCGGCGTCTCCGGCTCGGGCAAATCGACGCTGATCAACGACACCCTGTACGCGGCGGCGGCCAAGCACCTCTACGGCGCCACCACCGAGCCGGCGGCGCACGACCAGATCGTCGGCCTCGACCTCTTCGACAAGGTGATCAACGTCGACCAGGCGCCGATCGGCCGCACTCCGCGTTCCAACCCGGCGACCTACACCGGCCTGCTGACGCCGATCCGCGAGCTGTTTTCACAAGTGCCGGAATCGCGCACCCGTGGCTACGGCCCCGGCCGCTTCTCGTTCAACGTCAAGGGCGGGCGCTGCGAGGCCTGCCAGGGCGACGGCATGATCAAGGTCGAGATGCATTTCCTGCCCGACATCTACGTCCCCTGCGACGTCTGCCACGGCAAGCGCTACAACCGCGAGACGCTGGAAGTCCAGTACAAGGGCAAGACCATCCACGACGTGCTCGGGATGACCGTCGAACAGGCGCGCGAATTCTTCGACCCGGTCCCGGTCGTCGCCAAAAAGCTGCAGACCCTGGTCGACGTCGGCCTCAGCTACATCACCCTCGGCCAGAGCGCAACGACGCTCTCCGGCGGCGAGGCCCAGCGCGTCAAATTGGCGCTCGAACTCTCCAAGCGCGACACCGGCCGCACCCTCTACATCCTCGACGAACCGACCACCGGCCTGCACTTCGCCGACATCGAACTGCTGCTCAAGGTGCTGCACCGGCTGGCCGACCACGGCAACACCATCGTCGTCATCGAGCACAACCTCGACGTGATCAAGACCGCCGACTGGCTGGTCGACCTCGGCCCCGAAGGCGGTGCCGGCGGTGGCCGCATCCTGGTCGCCGGCACGCCTGAAACGGTGGCGCAACACTCGGCGAGCCATACTGGGCGCTTTCTCAAACCGCTGCTGGAAAAAACCGCATGA
- a CDS encoding diacylglycerol kinase → MSHDPDTSVIDQYKGKQGLTRLLNALGYSRDGLAAAWKNEAAFREEVLLAAVAIPLALFLAQTGVDRALLIGSILFVLIVEILNSAVEAVVDKASPEHHELAKRAKDMGSAAVLLSLLNATVIWACVLWP, encoded by the coding sequence ATGAGCCACGACCCCGACACCAGCGTCATCGACCAGTACAAGGGCAAGCAGGGCCTGACCCGCTTGCTCAACGCGCTCGGCTATTCGCGCGACGGCCTCGCCGCCGCCTGGAAAAACGAAGCGGCGTTCCGCGAGGAAGTGCTGCTCGCTGCCGTCGCCATCCCGCTGGCGCTGTTTCTGGCCCAAACCGGCGTCGACCGTGCACTGCTGATCGGCAGCATCCTCTTCGTCCTGATCGTTGAAATCCTCAACTCGGCGGTCGAGGCAGTGGTCGACAAGGCCTCGCCGGAACACCACGAACTGGCCAAACGCGCCAAGGACATGGGCAGCGCGGCGGTGCTGCTGTCGCTGCTCAACGCGACGGTGATCTGGGCCTGCGTGCTGTGGCCGTAA